A genome region from Lactobacillus sp. ESL0791 includes the following:
- a CDS encoding GDSL-type esterase/lipase family protein yields the protein MKLLLTGDSIIARKEGLQELYLNVDLRKRLPALEIINTAVSGINSGAFFARLNELVFQQERCDNIVLLLGTNDLARHKQVPLTQFGQNMALIVSSIICLYYPQHIFLVSPPAVDEQKQTSRTNNLVAAYSGQVQQIASVYHCHFVNLAQAMLTHGDLTNLCCGSLNDGLHFGAEGYNLLADLLARGLLKSS from the coding sequence ATGAAGCTGCTTTTAACCGGTGACAGTATTATCGCGCGCAAGGAAGGGCTGCAGGAACTGTACCTTAACGTGGATTTAAGAAAAAGGCTGCCCGCTCTTGAAATAATTAATACGGCGGTTTCGGGAATTAATTCCGGAGCCTTTTTTGCGCGGCTGAATGAGTTGGTATTTCAGCAAGAGCGTTGTGATAATATTGTGCTGCTGCTTGGAACCAATGACTTGGCACGGCACAAGCAAGTGCCGTTAACGCAATTTGGGCAAAATATGGCATTAATTGTTTCAAGTATTATCTGTTTATATTATCCGCAGCATATATTTTTGGTATCACCGCCAGCGGTTGACGAGCAGAAGCAAACAAGCCGCACCAATAACTTAGTTGCGGCTTATAGCGGACAGGTTCAGCAAATTGCATCTGTTTACCATTGTCATTTTGTTAATCTCGCTCAGGCAATGCTAACTCATGGTGACTTGACTAATTTATGCTGTGGTAGCCTAAATGATGGCCTGCATTTTGGGGCGGAAGGATACAACTTGCTGGCGGATCTGCTTGCGCGGGGATTGCTGAAAAGCAGCTAG
- a CDS encoding MFS transporter encodes MTQASYQTDKHVQKTRWWILVAVGLFTFMSTLDGTIVNIALPVISKDLRIPMSQAEWVVSLYLIIVCTFILFFGKLGDIFGKIKIFRLGAIFFIAGSLLSGIKVNLAFLLAARTLQAVGAAMTMATNNGIITEIFPNSERGKALGMIGSFVALGSIAGPGLGGVILTHLSWSYIFWLNVPVGIVAAVIGGLVLPKDITFSKSSLDKKGAFSFALGMLTLFGGIFLGQQVGFTAPLVLVLLVLGILSFVWFGYTEEHEQAPLLQFKLFKNPDFSVSLLCALLIFITNFFFNVVTPFYLENARHLPPSQTGYLLMILPVVQLVAAPLAGTASDKIGPKLITFIGLLLLLVSQVGYLLCNLYSPIWLFGVSIAIMGLGSGIFSSPNNSLIMGSVEQKDLGIAGSINSLSRNLGMVIGISTATTILFSAMSHAKGAWVTGYLPKQPEIFIYGMHVVFIISVIICLVTVILSGWRLIKKEK; translated from the coding sequence ATGACACAAGCAAGTTATCAAACTGATAAGCATGTGCAAAAGACCCGCTGGTGGATTTTAGTTGCCGTGGGCTTATTTACCTTTATGTCAACGCTAGACGGGACAATCGTCAATATTGCCCTGCCGGTCATCAGCAAGGATCTGCGGATCCCAATGAGTCAAGCGGAATGGGTGGTTTCCCTATATTTGATTATTGTCTGCACCTTTATCCTCTTTTTTGGGAAGTTAGGCGATATTTTTGGTAAAATCAAAATCTTCCGCCTGGGAGCAATCTTCTTTATTGCCGGTTCGCTCTTGTCCGGGATCAAGGTTAACCTGGCATTTCTGTTGGCCGCACGGACACTTCAGGCCGTCGGGGCGGCGATGACAATGGCCACCAATAACGGGATTATTACGGAAATTTTTCCCAATTCCGAACGGGGCAAGGCATTGGGAATGATCGGATCATTCGTTGCCCTGGGTTCGATTGCTGGACCGGGGCTTGGCGGAGTTATCCTGACCCATTTATCCTGGAGCTATATTTTCTGGTTGAACGTCCCGGTGGGAATTGTGGCGGCAGTCATCGGCGGCCTGGTGCTTCCGAAAGACATTACCTTTAGTAAAAGCTCGCTTGATAAAAAAGGGGCATTTAGTTTTGCACTGGGGATGCTCACTCTGTTTGGCGGTATTTTCCTGGGACAGCAGGTCGGTTTCACCGCGCCGCTTGTCCTAGTTTTGCTGGTACTCGGCATTCTGAGTTTTGTCTGGTTTGGTTACACGGAAGAGCACGAGCAAGCACCGCTCCTGCAGTTTAAATTGTTCAAGAATCCAGACTTTTCGGTCAGCCTGCTGTGTGCACTGCTCATTTTTATCACCAACTTTTTCTTTAACGTTGTGACCCCCTTTTATTTGGAAAATGCACGGCACCTGCCGCCTAGCCAGACAGGCTACCTGTTGATGATCCTGCCGGTGGTCCAGCTGGTTGCGGCTCCGCTTGCCGGGACGGCTTCGGATAAAATTGGCCCGAAACTGATTACGTTTATCGGCCTGCTCTTGCTATTAGTCAGCCAAGTCGGCTACCTGCTTTGCAATTTGTATTCGCCAATCTGGCTGTTTGGTGTCAGCATTGCGATCATGGGTCTGGGCAGCGGGATTTTCAGCTCACCCAACAATTCGCTGATTATGGGATCGGTGGAACAAAAGGACCTGGGAATTGCCGGCAGCATCAATTCCTTGTCACGGAATTTGGGGATGGTAATCGGCATTTCGACGGCCACAACAATCCTGTTTTCAGCCATGAGTCATGCCAAGGGCGCGTGGGTAACTGGATATTTGCCTAAGCAGCCAGAAATTTTTATTTACGGAATGCATGTGGTTTTCATCATTTCGGTTATAATATGCTTAGTTACCGTAATTTTGAGCGGTTGGCGGCTGATTAAAAAGGAGAAATGA
- a CDS encoding MarR family winged helix-turn-helix transcriptional regulator: MEEMNQQLLGQLRFISRASNYFMYQHQQGFNGQKRVLAVLKLEDGLTQNYLAKILALSPGSLAELLKKLEDKGEIRREVAKNDRRSKKIYLTEVGRKLADQQAAAMKENSGADFFAGLTADEQERLSELLVKIPSGWDEEFKTKTDKFVEPFDRMELMRKYRGKWRHHDFSEEEIKEWRKKYGRHHFHGNCHYGDSWCGK; encoded by the coding sequence ATGGAAGAAATGAATCAACAATTGTTGGGGCAATTACGCTTCATCAGCCGCGCAAGTAATTATTTTATGTATCAGCATCAGCAGGGCTTCAACGGGCAGAAACGTGTTTTAGCGGTGCTCAAGCTTGAAGATGGGCTAACCCAGAATTATCTGGCCAAAATTTTGGCACTAAGCCCGGGATCACTTGCTGAATTATTGAAGAAGCTTGAAGATAAGGGAGAGATCCGGCGCGAGGTTGCCAAAAACGACCGCCGCAGCAAGAAGATTTACCTGACAGAAGTCGGACGCAAGTTGGCTGATCAGCAAGCGGCGGCGATGAAGGAAAATAGCGGCGCGGACTTTTTTGCCGGCTTGACCGCCGATGAGCAGGAGCGCCTAAGCGAACTTTTGGTGAAAATCCCATCCGGCTGGGATGAAGAGTTTAAGACCAAGACCGACAAGTTCGTTGAGCCATTTGACCGGATGGAGCTGATGCGCAAGTACCGTGGAAAATGGCGCCACCATGACTTTTCGGAAGAAGAAATCAAAGAGTGGCGGAAAAAATACGGCCGGCATCATTTTCATGGCAATTGTCACTACGGTGATTCTTGGTGTGGGAAATAG